One stretch of Arachis hypogaea cultivar Tifrunner chromosome 20, arahy.Tifrunner.gnm2.J5K5, whole genome shotgun sequence DNA includes these proteins:
- the LOC112782725 gene encoding uncharacterized protein isoform X3 has protein sequence MVVNVKVLKKLFSVNNFQKKPRRRIVKNVASQSLEVKKLMYLYLLHYAEKYVHADLNRLSRNQTPLYDLEGQFERINQHPNAGGYSFSIGVESVSVDMKP, from the exons ATGGTGGTGAATGTGAAGGTCTTGAAGAAGCTCTTCTCTGTTAACAACTTTCAAAAGAAACCAAGGAGGAGA ATTGTTAAAAATGTTGCTTCTCAATCATTGGAAGTGAAGAAGCTCATGTACTTGTACCTCCTTCATTATGCTGAAAAGTATGTACAT GCTGATTTGAACCGCCTAAGTAGGAATCAGACACCACTCTATGATTTGGAAGGACAATTTGAAAGGATAAATCAGCATCCA AATGCAGGGGGTTATTCTTTCTCCATAG gGGTTGAATCAGTATCTGTGGACATGAAACCATAG
- the LOC112782725 gene encoding protein HAPLESS 2 isoform X2, with protein sequence MVVNVKVLKKLFSVNNFQKKPRRRIVKNVASQSLEVKKLMYLYLLHYAEKYVHADLNRLSRNQTPLYDLEGQFERINQHPNAGGYSFSIGITEVLNTNLVIELSAKDVEG encoded by the exons ATGGTGGTGAATGTGAAGGTCTTGAAGAAGCTCTTCTCTGTTAACAACTTTCAAAAGAAACCAAGGAGGAGA ATTGTTAAAAATGTTGCTTCTCAATCATTGGAAGTGAAGAAGCTCATGTACTTGTACCTCCTTCATTATGCTGAAAAGTATGTACAT GCTGATTTGAACCGCCTAAGTAGGAATCAGACACCACTCTATGATTTGGAAGGACAATTTGAAAGGATAAATCAGCATCCA AATGCAGGGGGTTATTCTTTCTCCATAGGTATTACAGAGGTTCTTAATACAAACCTTGTGATAGAATTAAGTGCCAAAGATGTAGA gGGTTGA
- the LOC112782725 gene encoding protein HAPLESS 2 isoform X5, whose amino-acid sequence MFIAYSDGRLPFCHSISLHNQLWNYWEADLNRLSRNQTPLYDLEGQFERINQHPNAGGYSFSIGITEVLNTNLVIELSAKDVEG is encoded by the exons ATGTTTATAGCATATTCGGATGGTCGCTTACCTTTTTGTCATTCTATTTCATTGCACAATCAACTCTGGAATTATTGGGAG GCTGATTTGAACCGCCTAAGTAGGAATCAGACACCACTCTATGATTTGGAAGGACAATTTGAAAGGATAAATCAGCATCCA AATGCAGGGGGTTATTCTTTCTCCATAGGTATTACAGAGGTTCTTAATACAAACCTTGTGATAGAATTAAGTGCCAAAGATGTAGA gGGTTGA
- the LOC112782725 gene encoding protein HAPLESS 2 isoform X1 yields the protein MVVNVKVLKKLFSVNNFQKKPRRRIVKNVASQSLEVKKLMYLYLLHYAEKYVHADLNRLSRNQTPLYDLEGQFERINQHPNAGGYSFSIGITEVLNTNLVIELSAKDVEYVYQR from the exons ATGGTGGTGAATGTGAAGGTCTTGAAGAAGCTCTTCTCTGTTAACAACTTTCAAAAGAAACCAAGGAGGAGA ATTGTTAAAAATGTTGCTTCTCAATCATTGGAAGTGAAGAAGCTCATGTACTTGTACCTCCTTCATTATGCTGAAAAGTATGTACAT GCTGATTTGAACCGCCTAAGTAGGAATCAGACACCACTCTATGATTTGGAAGGACAATTTGAAAGGATAAATCAGCATCCA AATGCAGGGGGTTATTCTTTCTCCATAGGTATTACAGAGGTTCTTAATACAAACCTTGTGATAGAATTAAGTGCCAAAGATGTAGAGTACGTTTATCAAAGATAA
- the LOC112782725 gene encoding uncharacterized protein isoform X4 — protein MVVNVKVLKKLFSVNNFQKKPRRRIVKNVASQSLEVKKLMYLYLLHYAEKYVHADLNRLSRNQTPLYDLEGQFERINQHPGVILSP, from the exons ATGGTGGTGAATGTGAAGGTCTTGAAGAAGCTCTTCTCTGTTAACAACTTTCAAAAGAAACCAAGGAGGAGA ATTGTTAAAAATGTTGCTTCTCAATCATTGGAAGTGAAGAAGCTCATGTACTTGTACCTCCTTCATTATGCTGAAAAGTATGTACAT GCTGATTTGAACCGCCTAAGTAGGAATCAGACACCACTCTATGATTTGGAAGGACAATTTGAAAGGATAAATCAGCATCCA GGGGTTATTCTTTCTCCATAG